A portion of the Pseudomonas synxantha BG33R genome contains these proteins:
- a CDS encoding aspartate aminotransferase family protein yields the protein MSVEQAPVQRADFDQVMVPNYAPAAFIPVRGQGSRVWDQAGRELIDFAGGIAVNVLGHAHPALVGALTEQANKLWHVSNVFTNEPALRLAHKLIDATFAERVFFCNSGAEANEAAFKLARRVAFDRFGSEKYEIIAALNSFHGRTLFTVNVGGQSKYSDGFGPKITGITHVPYNDLAALKAAVSGKTCAVVLEPIQGEGGVLPAELAYLQGARELCDANDALLVFDEVQTGMGRSGHLFAYQHYGVTPDILTSAKSLGGGFPIAAMLTREDLAKHLVVGTHGTTYGGNPLACAVAEAVIDVINTPEVLAGVNAKHDVFKARLEQIGKQYGIFTEVRGMGLLIGCVLSDAFKGKAKDVFNAAEKENLMILQAGPDVVRFAPSLVVEEADINEGLDRFERAVKTLTQA from the coding sequence ATGTCCGTTGAGCAAGCCCCGGTGCAACGTGCCGATTTCGACCAAGTAATGGTGCCTAACTATGCACCTGCCGCCTTTATCCCTGTGCGTGGCCAAGGTTCGCGCGTGTGGGATCAAGCAGGTCGTGAGCTGATCGACTTTGCCGGCGGCATCGCGGTCAACGTATTGGGCCACGCCCACCCGGCGCTGGTCGGTGCACTGACTGAACAGGCCAACAAGTTGTGGCATGTGTCCAACGTCTTCACCAATGAGCCGGCCCTGCGCCTGGCCCATAAGCTGATCGACGCAACCTTTGCCGAGCGTGTGTTCTTCTGCAACTCCGGCGCTGAAGCCAACGAGGCCGCGTTCAAGCTGGCCCGTCGTGTGGCCTTTGACCGTTTCGGCAGCGAGAAATACGAGATCATCGCCGCGCTGAACAGCTTCCACGGCCGTACCCTGTTCACCGTCAACGTCGGCGGCCAGTCCAAGTACTCCGATGGTTTCGGGCCTAAAATCACCGGCATCACCCACGTTCCTTATAACGACCTGGCAGCGCTGAAAGCTGCTGTGTCGGGCAAGACCTGCGCCGTGGTGCTGGAACCGATCCAGGGCGAAGGCGGTGTACTGCCGGCTGAACTGGCTTACCTGCAAGGTGCCCGCGAACTGTGCGACGCGAACGATGCGCTGCTGGTGTTCGACGAAGTGCAAACCGGCATGGGCCGCAGCGGCCACCTGTTTGCCTACCAGCATTACGGTGTGACGCCGGACATCCTCACCAGCGCCAAGAGCCTGGGCGGCGGTTTCCCGATTGCGGCGATGCTTACCCGTGAAGACTTGGCCAAGCACCTGGTGGTCGGCACCCACGGCACCACCTACGGCGGCAACCCGCTGGCGTGCGCAGTGGCCGAAGCGGTGATCGACGTGATCAACACGCCAGAAGTGTTGGCCGGTGTTAACGCCAAGCATGACGTGTTCAAGGCGCGCCTGGAGCAGATCGGCAAGCAATACGGCATCTTCACCGAGGTGCGTGGCATGGGCCTGTTGATCGGTTGCGTGCTCAGCGATGCCTTCAAAGGCAAGGCCAAGGACGTGTTCAACGCGGCCGAAAAAGAGAACCTGATGATCCTGCAAGCTGGCCCGGACGTGGTGCGTTTTGCGCCGAGCCTGGTAGTGGAAGAGGCGGACATCAACGAAGGCCTGGATCGTTTTGAGCGTGCTGTGAAGACGTTGACCCAAGCCTGA
- a CDS encoding leucine-rich repeat domain-containing protein: MKNIKLEFADWYGEADRSQHAPLKNAVQTSWEAQNQVDAALATLKSPQAFAAPLLQQALKKQFGVESDVSTTYLRLYTPRTLPGLPIETGADSWTVSLVEAALHNFDADESKPAAHTTESTYLIQSPVTEQPDTLTPDSETTACTAKSNGITQSSLTGPFDTLPQMRDKISISQFIELCRKLDIGKEYQSYLKQFFGFNDAVLKARLRDKVIKSLKAEAQASLQMALLKKDVTRPDFYTLSRFLKDFNGELDGKTLLSHDLSLMNAPLTGIALLAPDLELHRSAVPVVAYIPGDPQSPLKYYANGTIFMQDLANKLRSADYQAFFSRFVNHEHRGYFFADLNNRLSEVVWHEQVAGDPRPTWRDEPVTKPNLQFYATKITGDLYEHLYENKLNKLLNDARVTAIPTADADSNARWKRWGIAQKIGEAILEIAAFIAAPFIPPLGLAMLGYTAYQMLDDAFEGIIDWAEGLKKQAFGHLMSFLEQMIQLGMFVVGIPIARDLLRQALPKEVWDFFDSLLPVTTTGKTRLWKPDLAPYAHDIQLVAGSRPDPQGLHAHEDKQILPLDGLHFSVEQQSGNAYLAHPTRAHAYRPQIIGNGKGAWLTPLDRPLTWDRTTLLRRLGPPADTISEAGLEQAYRISGTDEGVLRKTYMDRQPPPPLLVDTLKRIKIDEQLQDFIDQMNSDAPLVYQKADPQTQLWLLSQTHLWPESKTLRFLNAKGETVWEHKGRENAAVAQIHEAQMHNGDLLKTLLETLDESERKTLLEEEFGTTPQMHVRTATLRKRLARQAQDKRASMFDSRYRKAETTDNARLQKIIDTTDGLPTSVAEEVLRGATGQELLDIDQGRVPRPVIDRARWAAHEARISRAHEGLYMDALQSSDTHRLALHSLENLPGWSPQVRLVVTDFSRTGEVRDAIGSPQAPIQRILVAVDGGYIPEDGKGTLFGETDFYTAVLQALPDAQRDALGIHIGQGPLLRQTLRQHTLTREALGALLAEHPVRKPFYDPTLMRLPGGMEGYGATPATPGNSLEAQLLHELYPRLLPTQVSGALNFLRTLPGSPLRTLQSMKMEFSQFENRLSAWYFNTPQTLIDTQVPLPPSRIADEQLIRGEWTRQLISAWRHELPPDPGFREGHLLQLDAVYGELPTLNMRFIHISNLKLAGYHTTRGAPDFLTHFPNLRTLEISDIALNTIPSEVIGLPHLNSLTMRNCNLNLTAQNRADLATLTGLRHLDLSNNPQLSLSPDLRRMANLQTLNLSHTNISLIPEGLIGRPLLTSANLSNNYLSRLPANLFNVSKATARTINLSGNELSRTAREHIKSYCQRTSEHFGADALPTERSLAQALYPTFTVDKANNFIYRLPGGLDDSMAILVRLKADYESLQAGLGEWVANVPEQHSGAPLDEDTRARQQILRDQFKTLLEEGWRRETSQDLAHVPPANFHQMKLTTPLLGDLPVPRANFDHISKLELEGEDTTSIPEGFLERFPNLESLFIHRYTLQDIPPGVFKLPKLKALNLTQSNIRLTPTSAAELSDLHNLEYLVLSHNPNLGIAPDVSKMSRLETLMIENAGLTEPPHKLFNLPRLDALNLSNNRMTELPDDLFELDADMADGFNLSGNPFLPETIAKLRRYYRRTAVDFGVPEARQPPPTLDDTPSEEEGDE; this comes from the coding sequence TTGAAAAACATCAAGCTTGAATTCGCCGATTGGTATGGCGAAGCCGATCGCTCGCAACATGCGCCCCTCAAAAATGCAGTGCAGACCAGTTGGGAGGCGCAAAACCAAGTCGATGCGGCCCTGGCAACACTCAAGTCGCCGCAAGCATTTGCGGCCCCGTTACTGCAACAAGCCCTCAAAAAGCAGTTTGGCGTTGAGTCCGATGTCAGCACCACCTATCTGCGCCTGTATACCCCTCGGACCCTGCCCGGGCTCCCCATCGAGACGGGCGCCGACTCCTGGACCGTGTCACTGGTGGAGGCGGCGCTGCACAACTTCGATGCGGATGAAAGCAAACCAGCGGCGCATACCACAGAGTCGACCTACCTCATCCAATCGCCCGTCACAGAGCAGCCCGACACTCTGACCCCGGACAGCGAAACAACGGCGTGTACTGCAAAGTCGAACGGCATCACCCAATCGTCCCTCACTGGACCGTTCGACACGCTGCCTCAGATGCGCGACAAAATCAGCATCTCGCAATTCATCGAGCTGTGCCGCAAGCTGGATATCGGCAAGGAATATCAAAGCTACCTGAAGCAGTTTTTCGGGTTCAACGACGCCGTTCTCAAAGCCCGGTTGCGCGATAAGGTCATCAAAAGCCTGAAAGCCGAAGCGCAAGCCAGCCTTCAGATGGCACTTCTGAAAAAGGATGTGACACGCCCGGACTTTTATACACTTAGCCGCTTTCTAAAAGACTTTAACGGCGAGCTCGATGGCAAAACGCTGCTCAGCCATGACCTTAGCCTGATGAACGCGCCACTGACCGGCATTGCACTGCTCGCCCCCGACCTGGAGTTACACCGAAGCGCAGTCCCGGTGGTGGCCTATATTCCCGGCGATCCGCAGTCCCCCCTCAAGTATTACGCCAACGGCACAATATTCATGCAGGACCTGGCAAACAAGCTGCGCAGCGCCGACTACCAGGCGTTTTTCAGCCGTTTCGTCAACCATGAACATCGAGGCTACTTCTTCGCCGACCTCAACAACCGCTTGTCAGAAGTGGTGTGGCACGAGCAGGTCGCCGGCGACCCACGCCCCACCTGGCGCGACGAGCCGGTGACCAAACCCAACCTGCAATTTTACGCGACAAAAATCACTGGCGACCTGTACGAGCATCTGTATGAGAACAAGCTCAACAAACTGCTCAATGACGCACGGGTGACAGCTATACCCACCGCCGACGCCGATAGCAACGCACGATGGAAGCGCTGGGGTATTGCGCAAAAAATCGGTGAAGCCATTCTTGAAATCGCCGCGTTCATCGCCGCGCCCTTCATTCCACCGCTGGGGTTGGCGATGCTCGGCTATACCGCCTATCAAATGCTCGATGATGCTTTCGAAGGCATCATCGATTGGGCCGAAGGGCTCAAGAAGCAGGCATTCGGGCATCTGATGTCTTTCCTTGAACAAATGATTCAACTGGGCATGTTTGTGGTCGGCATACCAATTGCCAGAGACCTGCTGCGACAGGCGCTACCGAAGGAGGTGTGGGACTTTTTTGACTCGCTCCTGCCGGTCACCACCACCGGCAAAACCCGCCTGTGGAAGCCAGATCTGGCGCCCTACGCCCATGACATTCAACTCGTCGCCGGGTCACGCCCCGACCCGCAGGGATTGCATGCCCATGAAGACAAACAGATCCTGCCACTCGATGGGCTGCATTTTTCTGTCGAGCAACAGTCGGGCAACGCCTACCTTGCGCATCCCACCCGTGCGCATGCCTACCGTCCGCAGATAATCGGCAATGGCAAGGGCGCCTGGCTGACACCACTGGATCGCCCACTGACGTGGGATCGCACCACCCTGCTGCGCCGCCTCGGCCCGCCGGCCGACACCATCAGTGAGGCGGGCCTTGAACAAGCCTATCGCATCAGCGGAACCGACGAAGGCGTCCTGCGCAAAACGTACATGGACCGCCAACCGCCGCCCCCACTGCTGGTAGACACACTCAAGCGCATAAAGATTGATGAGCAGTTACAAGACTTCATCGACCAGATGAACAGTGACGCCCCCCTGGTTTATCAAAAAGCCGACCCCCAGACCCAATTGTGGCTACTGAGCCAGACCCATCTGTGGCCCGAATCCAAGACGCTGCGGTTTCTCAATGCAAAAGGTGAAACTGTCTGGGAGCATAAAGGCCGGGAAAACGCCGCCGTGGCGCAAATACACGAAGCCCAGATGCACAATGGCGACCTGCTGAAAACCCTGCTGGAAACCTTGGACGAGTCAGAGCGCAAAACCTTGCTTGAGGAAGAGTTCGGCACTACTCCCCAAATGCACGTGCGCACCGCCACACTGCGCAAACGCTTGGCACGCCAAGCCCAAGACAAACGTGCCTCCATGTTTGACTCGCGCTATCGAAAAGCTGAAACAACCGATAACGCACGCCTGCAAAAAATCATCGACACCACCGATGGCCTGCCAACGAGTGTTGCCGAAGAAGTATTACGCGGCGCCACCGGCCAAGAGCTGCTGGATATCGATCAAGGCCGCGTGCCCAGACCGGTGATTGATCGCGCACGCTGGGCCGCCCATGAGGCGCGAATCAGCCGGGCCCATGAAGGGCTGTACATGGACGCCCTGCAAAGCAGCGATACACATCGACTCGCCCTGCATTCGCTGGAAAACCTGCCGGGATGGTCGCCACAGGTACGCCTGGTAGTCACCGATTTCAGCCGTACCGGCGAGGTACGAGATGCTATCGGTAGCCCCCAAGCGCCGATCCAACGCATTCTCGTGGCTGTCGACGGTGGTTACATCCCCGAAGACGGCAAGGGCACCCTGTTTGGAGAAACCGACTTCTACACTGCCGTCCTCCAGGCGCTACCTGACGCGCAGCGCGATGCACTGGGCATTCATATCGGCCAAGGCCCGCTGCTGAGGCAAACCTTGCGTCAGCACACATTGACGCGTGAAGCGCTTGGCGCGCTGCTGGCCGAGCACCCCGTGCGCAAACCCTTTTACGACCCGACGCTGATGCGCCTGCCCGGCGGCATGGAGGGCTACGGTGCCACCCCGGCAACCCCAGGTAACAGCCTGGAGGCTCAGTTATTACATGAGCTATACCCCCGCCTGCTCCCGACACAAGTGAGCGGTGCACTGAACTTCCTGCGAACTCTGCCCGGCTCTCCCCTACGAACGCTTCAATCCATGAAGATGGAGTTTTCACAGTTCGAAAATCGCCTTTCGGCCTGGTATTTCAACACCCCGCAAACCCTTATTGATACCCAAGTCCCACTCCCTCCCTCGAGAATCGCGGATGAGCAACTCATTCGCGGGGAATGGACACGCCAGCTGATCAGCGCCTGGCGTCATGAACTGCCCCCGGACCCTGGCTTCAGAGAAGGCCACCTATTGCAGCTCGACGCCGTATATGGCGAGCTCCCGACACTGAATATGCGCTTCATTCACATTTCCAACCTGAAACTGGCGGGCTACCACACCACCCGAGGCGCACCCGACTTCCTGACTCACTTCCCCAACCTGCGCACGCTGGAGATTAGCGATATTGCCCTCAACACAATCCCCTCTGAGGTCATAGGGCTTCCCCATCTCAACAGCCTGACGATGCGCAATTGCAACCTCAACCTGACCGCTCAAAACCGTGCAGACCTTGCCACATTGACCGGGCTTCGACATCTGGACCTCTCTAACAACCCCCAACTGTCACTCAGCCCCGACCTTAGGCGCATGGCCAACTTGCAGACGCTGAACCTGAGCCACACCAACATCTCCCTGATCCCCGAAGGCTTGATCGGTCGCCCTCTTTTGACGAGTGCCAACCTCAGCAACAACTACTTGAGCAGACTGCCCGCCAACCTCTTCAACGTGTCCAAAGCAACCGCCAGAACGATTAATTTGTCAGGCAATGAACTCTCCCGCACGGCACGGGAGCACATCAAAAGCTATTGCCAGAGGACCAGCGAACATTTTGGTGCAGACGCCCTTCCTACCGAACGTTCGCTGGCCCAGGCGCTCTACCCCACCTTCACCGTCGATAAGGCCAACAACTTTATTTACCGGCTGCCCGGTGGCCTGGATGACTCAATGGCAATACTTGTACGCCTGAAAGCAGACTACGAGAGCCTGCAAGCAGGCTTGGGAGAATGGGTGGCAAACGTCCCTGAACAGCACTCGGGCGCCCCCCTGGACGAGGACACTCGGGCACGACAACAAATCCTTCGAGACCAGTTCAAGACGTTACTGGAGGAAGGCTGGCGACGGGAAACCAGCCAGGATTTAGCACATGTGCCACCGGCAAACTTCCATCAAATGAAATTAACGACGCCACTGCTCGGCGATCTACCGGTACCGAGGGCCAATTTCGACCATATTTCAAAGCTGGAACTCGAGGGAGAGGACACCACATCAATCCCCGAGGGATTTCTCGAACGTTTTCCCAACCTGGAGAGCCTGTTTATCCACCGGTATACATTGCAAGACATTCCCCCGGGCGTATTCAAATTACCGAAGCTAAAGGCACTCAACCTGACGCAAAGCAATATCCGATTGACACCAACGAGCGCCGCAGAATTGAGCGACCTGCACAATCTTGAATACCTGGTTCTGAGTCACAACCCCAACTTGGGAATCGCCCCCGACGTCAGCAAAATGTCCAGGTTAGAAACCTTGATGATCGAAAACGCCGGCCTTACCGAGCCCCCTCACAAGCTGTTCAACCTGCCACGGCTCGATGCCCTGAACTTGAGCAACAACCGAATGACCGAGCTTCCCGACGACCTGTTTGAATTAGACGCGGACATGGCTGACGGCTTCAATCTCAGCGGCAACCCCTTCTTGCCAGAAACGATAGCCAAACTGCGCCGTTACTACCGTCGTACGGCCGTGGACTTTGGCGTGCCTGAAGCCCGACAGCCCCCTCCAACACTCGACGACACTCCGTCCGAAGAAGAGGGGGATGAATAG
- a CDS encoding leucine-rich repeat domain-containing protein: MLYLSNAALSEVPEGVFGLDQLQTLDLSNNAIREIPQDLLETSATFNGDSDLSGNPLSAQSMERLRQYYQRTGVDFQVAAATVDSQGTPLVAALPVPEED, encoded by the coding sequence GTGCTGTATCTGAGCAACGCGGCACTGAGCGAAGTTCCAGAGGGCGTATTTGGCCTGGATCAACTGCAAACGCTGGACCTGAGCAATAACGCGATCCGGGAGATACCACAGGACTTGCTGGAGACGTCAGCAACCTTCAATGGCGACAGCGACTTGAGCGGCAACCCACTGTCGGCGCAAAGCATGGAGCGCTTGCGTCAGTACTACCAACGCACAGGTGTGGACTTCCAGGTCGCGGCCGCCACCGTGGACTCCCAAGGCACGCCGCTGGTAGCAGCTCTGCCAGTACCAGAAGAAGACTAA
- a CDS encoding GlxA family transcriptional regulator, with product MTAHKIGFLIWPSTKALTLALAEEALRVAQRVHPDVVYELSFLQAEPQTEGAWQLPGEPWAGKLEGFQKLFLLADEPPTVIASQLSTALKQLVRAGCVIGGLSAGVYPLAQLGLLDGYRAAVHWRWQDDFAERFPKVIATSHLFDWDRDRLTACGGMSVLDLLLAVLARDHGAELAGAVSEELVVERIREGGERQRIPLQNRLGSSHPKLTQAVLLMEANIEEPLTTDEIAQHVCVSRRQLERIFKQYLNRVPSQYYLELRLNKARQMLMQTSKSIIQIGLSCGFSSGPHFSSAYRNFFGATPREDRNQRRSSSPFELSSVPSERG from the coding sequence ATGACCGCCCACAAAATTGGTTTCCTGATTTGGCCCAGCACAAAAGCACTCACGCTTGCGCTGGCTGAGGAGGCCTTGCGCGTTGCTCAGCGGGTGCATCCGGATGTGGTCTACGAGTTGTCTTTTCTGCAGGCCGAGCCGCAAACCGAGGGGGCCTGGCAGTTGCCGGGCGAGCCGTGGGCCGGCAAGTTGGAAGGCTTTCAGAAACTGTTCCTGTTGGCGGATGAACCGCCTACCGTCATCGCGTCGCAGCTCAGCACTGCGCTCAAGCAGCTGGTTCGGGCTGGGTGCGTGATCGGTGGGTTATCGGCGGGTGTGTACCCGTTGGCCCAGCTTGGTCTGTTGGATGGTTATCGCGCTGCCGTGCATTGGCGCTGGCAGGACGATTTTGCCGAGCGCTTCCCCAAGGTCATCGCCACCAGCCATTTGTTCGACTGGGACCGTGATCGCCTGACCGCTTGTGGCGGCATGTCGGTACTCGACCTGCTGCTGGCGGTGCTGGCCCGCGATCACGGCGCGGAGTTGGCCGGTGCTGTGTCCGAGGAATTGGTGGTGGAGCGCATCCGCGAAGGCGGTGAGCGCCAACGTATTCCACTGCAAAACCGCCTGGGCTCCAGCCATCCCAAGCTGACCCAGGCGGTGCTGTTGATGGAAGCCAATATCGAAGAGCCGCTGACCACCGACGAGATCGCCCAGCACGTGTGCGTGTCGCGACGACAACTGGAACGGATCTTCAAGCAATACCTCAATCGCGTCCCCAGCCAGTACTACCTGGAACTGCGCCTGAACAAGGCGCGCCAGATGTTGATGCAAACCAGCAAGTCGATCATCCAGATCGGCCTGTCGTGCGGCTTCTCCTCGGGGCCGCATTTCTCCAGCGCTTACCGCAATTTCTTTGGCGCCACGCCGCGCGAAGACCGCAACCAGCGGCGCAGCAGCAGCCCCTTCGAGTTGTCGTCGGTGCCCTCAGAGCGCGGCTGA
- a CDS encoding ABC transporter ATP-binding protein, protein MYKLEVQDLHKRYGSHEVLKGVSLAAAAGDVISIIGSSGSGKSTFLRCINLLEQPHAGKILLNNEELKLVANKDGAMKAADPKQLQRMRSRLSMVFQHFNLWSHMTALENVMEAPVHVLGMSKKEAREKAEHYLAKVGVGHRKDAFPGHMSGGEQQRVAIARALAMEPEVMLFDEPTSALDPELVGEVLKVMQDLAQEGRTMVVVTHEMGFAREVSNQLVFLHKGIVEERGNPREVLVNPQSERLQQFLSGSLK, encoded by the coding sequence ATGTACAAGCTTGAAGTCCAAGACCTGCATAAACGCTATGGCAGTCATGAAGTGCTCAAAGGTGTGTCCTTGGCCGCAGCGGCCGGTGATGTGATCAGCATCATCGGTTCCAGCGGTTCGGGCAAAAGTACCTTTTTGCGCTGCATCAACCTGCTGGAGCAGCCCCACGCCGGCAAGATTCTGCTCAATAACGAAGAGCTGAAACTGGTGGCCAACAAGGATGGCGCCATGAAGGCTGCCGACCCCAAGCAACTGCAACGTATGCGTTCACGCCTGTCCATGGTGTTCCAGCATTTCAACCTGTGGTCGCATATGACCGCGCTTGAAAACGTGATGGAAGCCCCGGTGCACGTGCTGGGCATGTCGAAGAAAGAAGCCCGTGAAAAGGCCGAGCATTACCTGGCCAAGGTCGGCGTGGGCCATCGTAAGGACGCGTTCCCGGGCCACATGTCCGGTGGCGAACAGCAGCGTGTGGCGATTGCCCGTGCGCTGGCGATGGAGCCCGAGGTAATGCTGTTCGATGAGCCTACTTCGGCGCTGGATCCGGAGCTGGTGGGCGAAGTGCTCAAGGTCATGCAGGACCTGGCCCAGGAAGGCCGCACCATGGTAGTGGTGACCCACGAAATGGGCTTTGCCCGTGAAGTGTCGAACCAGTTGGTGTTTTTGCACAAAGGCATTGTTGAAGAGCGTGGTAATCCGCGGGAAGTGCTGGTGAACCCGCAGTCCGAACGGTTGCAGCAGTTCCTCTCTGGCAGTTTGAAATAG
- a CDS encoding succinylglutamate desuccinylase/aspartoacylase family protein produces MERIDHLLPWGHLGCERQLSVFRFGSGERKAYIQASLHADELPGMRAAWELKKRLTELEQQGALNGVIELVPVANPMGLGQLLQGSHQGRFEVGSGKNFNRDFVELSEPVAALLQDKLSDDPHANVRMIRQAMSDTLTALPEPSSQLQGMQRILLSHACTADVVLDLHCDAEAALHMYALPQHWPQWRSLSAHLNVQVGLLAEDSGGSSFDEACSLPWLRLSRLFPEAQIPLACLATTLELGGQADTGRDEAIFHAEGILAFLAEQGLIRGQWPAPQHEPCEGMPFEGTELLFAPHAGVISYLRKAGDWVETGDEIFEVIDPLTDRVSTICAGTSGVLFAVERLRYAQAGFWLAKVAGREALRHGRLLND; encoded by the coding sequence ATGGAACGTATCGATCATCTGCTGCCCTGGGGGCACCTGGGCTGTGAGCGCCAACTGAGCGTATTTCGCTTCGGCAGCGGCGAGCGCAAAGCCTATATCCAGGCCAGCCTGCACGCTGATGAGTTGCCGGGTATGCGTGCCGCATGGGAACTGAAAAAACGCCTCACCGAGCTGGAACAGCAGGGCGCCCTCAACGGCGTGATCGAGCTGGTGCCGGTGGCCAACCCGATGGGCCTTGGCCAGCTGTTGCAAGGCAGCCACCAGGGGCGTTTCGAAGTGGGCAGCGGCAAGAATTTCAATCGCGACTTCGTTGAGTTGAGCGAGCCGGTCGCTGCATTGCTGCAAGACAAACTGAGCGATGACCCGCACGCCAATGTGCGCATGATTCGCCAGGCCATGAGCGATACGCTCACCGCCTTGCCCGAGCCGAGCAGCCAGTTGCAAGGCATGCAGCGCATTCTGCTGAGCCATGCCTGCACCGCCGATGTAGTGCTGGACCTGCATTGCGATGCCGAAGCCGCGCTGCACATGTACGCTTTGCCGCAGCACTGGCCGCAGTGGCGGTCGCTGTCAGCGCATTTGAATGTGCAGGTCGGCCTGCTGGCGGAAGATTCCGGCGGCAGTTCGTTTGACGAGGCGTGCTCGTTGCCGTGGTTGCGTTTGTCGCGCCTGTTCCCCGAGGCGCAGATTCCGCTGGCCTGTCTGGCGACAACGCTGGAATTGGGCGGCCAGGCCGACACAGGCCGTGATGAAGCGATCTTCCACGCCGAAGGCATTCTGGCATTCCTCGCCGAACAGGGCTTGATCAGGGGCCAATGGCCCGCACCGCAACATGAACCTTGTGAAGGCATGCCCTTCGAAGGCACCGAGTTGCTGTTCGCCCCCCATGCCGGAGTGATCAGTTACCTGCGTAAAGCTGGCGACTGGGTAGAAACCGGCGACGAGATTTTTGAAGTGATTGACCCCCTGACCGACCGCGTAAGCACCATTTGTGCGGGCACCTCGGGGGTGTTGTTTGCCGTTGAACGGCTACGTTATGCCCAAGCGGGTTTCTGGCTGGCCAAGGTGGCGGGGCGCGAAGCGCTGCGTCACGGGCGCTTGCTCAACGACTGA
- a CDS encoding ABC transporter permease — translation MIFDYNVIWEAMPLYLGGLLTTLKLLAISLFFGLLAALPLGLMRVSKQPVVNGVAWLYTYVIRGTPMLVQLFLIYYGLAQFEVVRESFLWPLLSSATFCACLAFAINTSAYTAEIIAGSLKATPNGEIEAAKAMGMSRYKLYRRILLPSALRRALPQYSNEVIMMLQTTSLASIVTLIDITGAARTVNAQYYLPFEAYITAGVFYLCLTFILVRLFKLAERRWLSYLAPRKH, via the coding sequence ATGATCTTCGACTACAACGTCATCTGGGAGGCCATGCCGCTGTACCTTGGCGGCCTGCTGACCACCCTGAAACTGCTCGCCATCTCGCTGTTCTTCGGCCTGCTTGCGGCCTTGCCCCTGGGCTTGATGCGGGTGTCCAAGCAGCCGGTCGTCAATGGTGTGGCCTGGCTCTACACCTATGTGATCCGCGGCACGCCGATGCTGGTGCAGCTGTTTTTGATCTACTACGGCCTGGCCCAGTTCGAAGTGGTGCGCGAGAGCTTCCTGTGGCCGCTGCTGTCCAGCGCGACGTTCTGTGCGTGCCTGGCGTTTGCGATCAACACCAGCGCCTACACCGCCGAGATTATCGCCGGCAGCCTCAAGGCCACGCCTAACGGTGAGATCGAGGCGGCCAAGGCCATGGGCATGTCGCGCTACAAGCTGTACCGCCGCATCCTGTTGCCGTCGGCCCTGCGTCGTGCGCTGCCGCAGTACAGCAACGAAGTGATCATGATGCTGCAGACCACCAGCCTGGCGTCCATCGTCACGCTGATCGACATCACCGGTGCCGCGCGTACGGTCAATGCCCAGTATTACCTGCCGTTCGAAGCCTATATCACCGCCGGCGTGTTCTACCTGTGCCTGACCTTCATTCTGGTGCGCCTGTTCAAGTTGGCCGAGCGCCGCTGGCTGAGCTATCTGGCTCCACGGAAGCACTGA
- a CDS encoding ABC transporter permease, producing the protein MLKGYGAVILDGAWLTLQLALSSMALAIVLGLIGVALRLSPVRWLAWLGDLYSTVIRGIPDLVLILLIFYGGQDLLNRVAPLLGFDDYIDLNPLAAGIGTLGFIFGAYLSETFRGAFMAIPKGQAEAGLAYGMSSFQVFFRVMVPQMIRLAIPGFTNNWLVLTKATALISVVGLQDMMFKAKQAADATREPFTFFLAVAAMYLVITSVSLLALRYLEKRYSVGVRAADL; encoded by the coding sequence ATGTTGAAAGGCTACGGGGCCGTTATCCTCGATGGCGCATGGTTGACGCTTCAGCTCGCCTTGTCGTCCATGGCCTTGGCCATTGTTCTGGGTCTGATCGGGGTCGCGTTACGCCTGTCGCCGGTGCGCTGGTTGGCCTGGCTGGGTGACCTGTACTCCACGGTGATCCGCGGGATCCCCGACCTGGTGCTGATTTTGCTGATTTTCTATGGCGGCCAGGACTTGCTCAACCGCGTCGCGCCGCTATTGGGCTTTGACGACTATATCGACTTGAACCCCTTGGCCGCCGGTATTGGCACATTGGGTTTCATCTTTGGCGCCTACCTTTCGGAAACTTTCCGTGGCGCCTTCATGGCCATTCCCAAGGGCCAGGCTGAAGCCGGCCTGGCGTATGGCATGAGCAGCTTCCAGGTGTTTTTCCGGGTGATGGTGCCGCAGATGATTCGGCTGGCGATCCCCGGGTTTACCAACAACTGGCTGGTATTGACCAAGGCCACCGCGCTGATTTCGGTGGTGGGTTTGCAAGACATGATGTTCAAGGCCAAGCAGGCGGCAGATGCCACCCGCGAACCTTTTACCTTCTTCCTCGCAGTGGCGGCGATGTACCTGGTGATCACCAGCGTGTCGTTGCTGGCCTTGCGTTACCTTGAGAAGCGCTACTCGGTAGGCGTAAGGGCGGCTGATCTATGA